One region of Danio aesculapii chromosome 7, fDanAes4.1, whole genome shotgun sequence genomic DNA includes:
- the LOC130231532 gene encoding uncharacterized protein LOC130231532 translates to MASANSPVQYKSKDESPEMGLSHDAILMNPGPPALYQLNTARTYIDGNNKKVRQWTYGDNFKNTQNKVILMVGETGTGKTTLINTLINHLLGVKFEDQEFYQITEEEEQQDQTQSQTSEITVYKVFVEENPTSLTIIDTPGYAHTEGYEKDREVAEYLSRLFADEDGVHDIDAVCFVMKASQNRLSGKEHYIFHAVLSLFGRDIKDNIVFLLTHSDGGPPDNALNAIKKAEIPCRRGEDNEPFHFLFNNRQKVKRTEKYEQKFRSAWEMGERSISEFFTLLEEKNRKSVQMTLDVLKERRRLEACVCNLTERIIEKESKNKELTQIQEALKQNRDKIKNCENFQIEVERVSKEKVTIEKRLSNDKATCCLVCEENCHDEKDCWWVSPKELSKCDAIKNKYCTVCSSKCHYSKHVKENKKYVMKKRKVTMTFNELKQQYDCCNEKPKISFDKKIYTNTKKKHESNKKESENKMKIEEKLISDLEKIKNEKFNLLNEAYIIIIILSQIALKADSAFTLHYLDFLIPRLKEEGEHEWMKNLEDLRNAGEEKKNKGALLYVMDFSREKWNQFVSHVKPKHE, encoded by the exons ATGGCCTCAGCTAATTCTCCAGTACAGTACAAAAGCAAGGATGAATCTCCTGAAATGGG ATTATCCCATGATGCCATACTAATGAATCCAGGTCCTCCAGCACTTTATCAACTGAACACAGCAAGAACATATATTGATGGGAACAATAAAAAGGTCAGACAATGGACATATGGAGATAATTTCAAAAACACACAGAACAAAGTCATACTGATGGTGGGTGAAACTGGTACTGGGAAAACAACACTCATCAACACCCTGATCAACCACTTACTGGGGGTGAAGTTTGAGGATCAAGAGTTTTATCAaatcacagaagaagaagaacaacaagATCAAACCCAATCCCAGACCTCTGAGATCACAGTTTATAAGGTGTTTGTTGAAGAAAACCCAACATCTCTGACCATCATCGACACTCCAGGTTATGCACACACTGAAGGATATGAAAAAGACAGAGAGGTTGCTGAATATCTGAGCAGATTATTTGCAGATGAGGATGGGGTTCATGATATTGATGCAGTGTGTTTTGTGATGAAGGCGTCTCAGAATCGACTCTCTGGAAAAGAGCATTACATCTTTCACGCAGTTCTGTCTCTGTTTGGTAGAGATATTAAGGACAACATTGTGTTTCTGCTCACTCATTCAGATGGAGGACCACCAGATAATGCTCTCAATGCCATTAAAAAAGCAGAAATACCGTGCAGAAGAGGTGAAGATAATGAaccttttcactttttatttaacaaccgACAGAAAGTGAAAAGAACTGAGAAGTATGAGCAAAAGTTCAGATCAGCCTGGGAAATGGGGGAGAGAAGCATAAGTGAGTTCTTCACACTCCTGGAAGAAAAGAACAGAAAAAGTGTTCAGATGACATTAGATGTTCTGAAGGAAAGAAGACGACTTGAGGCCTGTGTCTGTAACCTGACAGAAAGAATCATTGAGAAGGAGTCAAAAAATAAAGAACTGACTCAGATTCAGGAAGCTCTCAAACAGAACAGAGATAAGATCAAGAACTGTGAAAACTTTCAGATTGAAGTAGAGAGAGTTTCTAAAGAAAAAGTCACCATTGAAAAACGATTGTCGAATGACAAGGCAACCTGTTGTTTGGTCTGTGAAGAAAACTGTCATGATGAGAAAGACTGCTGGTGGGTCTCTCCAAAAGAGCTTTCAAAGTGTGATGCAATAAAAAACAAGTACTGCACTGTGTGTTCATCGAAGTGTCACTACAGCAAAcatgtcaaagaaaacaaaaaatatgtcaTGAAAAAGAGGAAAGTCACTATGACATTTAATGAACTGAAACAGCAGTATGACTGTTGTAATGAAAAGCCTAAAATCAGCTTTGACaagaaaatatatacaaatactaaaaaaaaacatgaaagtaaCAAGAAAGaatctgaaaacaaaatgaaaatagaaGAAAAACTAATCAGCGATCTGGAGAAGATAAAAAATGAGAAGTTCAACTTACTGAATGAAGCttatatcatcatcataataCTGTCTCAGATTGCACTAAAAGCAGACAGCGCTTTTACTCTTCACTATCTGGATTTCCTGATTCCCAGACTGAAGGAAGAAGGAGAACATGAATGGATGAAGAACCTGGAGGATCTGAGGAATGCTGGAGAAGAGAAGAAAAACAAAGGGGCTTTACTTTATGTGATGGATTTCAGCAGGGAAAAATGGAACCAGTTCGTAAGTCATGTAAAAccaaaacatgaataa